From Macaca mulatta isolate MMU2019108-1 chromosome 3, T2T-MMU8v2.0, whole genome shotgun sequence, the proteins below share one genomic window:
- the LOC100430543 gene encoding E3 ubiquitin-protein ligase RNF216-like isoform X1, with product MLSSQDIKWALHELKGHYAITRKAFSDAMKKCQELSPESGGKRKKRKEMNQYSYIDFKFEQGDIKIEKRIFCFENKRRHCRSYDRRALLPAVQQEQEFYEQKIKEMAEHEDLACPADE from the exons ATGCTCAGTAGTCAGGATATCAAGTGGGCCCTGCACGAGCTCAAAGGACACTATGCAATCACCCGAAAG GCCTTTTCTGATGCCATGAAAAAATGTCAGGAGCTATCACCAGAAAGCggtggaaaaaggaagaagagaaaagaaatgaaccaGTATTCTTACATCGATTTCAAGTTTGAACAAG gtgacataaaaatagaaaagaggatCTTCTGTTTTGAAAATAAGCGACGACATTGTAGGTCCTATGACCGGCGTGCTCTCCTTCCAGCTGTGCAACAAGAGCAGGAGTTCTATGAGCAGAAAATCAAAGAGATGGCAGAG CATGAAGACTTAGCTTGCCCTGCAGATGAATGA